The DNA region CTGTGTACCCAAGATGTGTGCCTATTTATTGACCCTAATCCTTTCCACAAAGTGAACACAGAATTGTCAAAAGCCTTCCCCACAATTCACCAGCATTTCAAAGGGACACCTCAGAAGCTCTAGGGCCAAACTGACCAAAGGTATGACTTCAGGCCACAGTCACACTGGACTAGAACATCTTTGCCACTCCCACCCCAAAACCGAAGGTTTGTGCTAtttacctctttaacttcttccaATGTATGGTAATGGAATGTGTCATCTTCCAGGGACTTCAGGAGAGAAAAATGCAGATACCGGCTGGTTTCCATAAACTGCTTTGTCAATGTCAGCTGCTGTTTTAACATATCATTCAAAGCAAAGGCTGCGGGACTGTAGGCTGTCAGAGctgtaaacattttattttaaaaaagattttatgcTGATTTGAAGTTATGAAGCTAAAAATAGCGCTACAGTCACCTTTCCATTATTCAGAGGTAAGTCACCTTGTTATTGTATTAGAGAGGGTAATTCTTTTGCTTGGCTTTTTGGACATAACACTCAAAGGCATTTCCAACCATGAAATAGGAAAGAAACATCCGATGTTGAATCCTGAGTCTTACACAGTCCCCCACCAGCTGTTTCCCCCATTTTTAGGGGTCCAGTGACTAAAACCCCAGTTCTATTTCACAGCTTAATGTCAACTGGCTTTTCAAAGGGATATCCTCTTCGTAAAAATGTCAAGAACAAATATAAGAACATTTCCACCAATACTTTGAGGGCCTAATTCCCTCTGCACCACCTCAatctgggaaggagaaggaagattaGGCTAAAAACCAAGGCCAGTTCCTACAAAGCACCTGAGCCCCACCAAGTTCACATACAGATATGGCATGAGACTATCTCAGCCACCACTGGCTGAGTTCCTTAAGGTCACTCCCTAAAGCCTCTCTTGATCTCTCAGGCCATCAACATTTATGACAGGATGCCAAGGGAGGTTCTACTCTCTTCATACGTTAGGACACTGATGCTGATCTAGCTACAAAACCTGAACTCTGTAATGTCGAGATGTCAAGGAAGCTCTTTGGACCTTTCAAACTTAGCAGGTCTTAGGCTCCACTCACTTCACAAGTCACCAAGCTACCCCAAGAACACTGAGGCCAAGAAACCATAATGGAAACTGACAGGATTTTCTGAATGCCTCTGCAACCAAAAAGCCCCCTCTTTCCACATGCAGTTAACTGAATAGAACCAGGGACTGAATACTGATGCATGCTCCAGGCTCTCTCTCCAAGGCACTTGCCCCACTCCTCTCCTAGGATGAGGCACTGTCTGCCCAGCATTCACCATAAGACAGGCATAATTTCGGACATAATCTGAGGCACTCTGAGCATGGACCAGACCTCTGCACTTCAAGCACAAGTACACATCTGCTACCTTCCTGGGTCATGTATCCAAGGCAGGACAAAGAATTTTCCAAGACCTGACAAACCAGTTGATTGCTCTCCGTTTCTGGTGATTCACTTGGACAAAAATACTTCCAGAAAGAGCACTATGAAAGAACAAAGAGTTTTCAGCAAGAAAATGAAGGCCTTGGGGACACAGGTGGTGTTTTTTCGCTGCTGCCCTTTGAAGGCAAGGaattgagaagagaaaagcaaaatcagGAAGGGAATAGCTGGTTAAGAAAAGGATGTTTGAAAATGGAATTGGGATTTCTGGCCCATAGCTTAAAATACCATAGAAATGACCAGCTCTTGGCCAGGAATGGAGTGCACGTAACAAGGGTTGGGATAAGAATGGACTGAATAGTGTCAAGAATACTAAAGCTCAGGATAAAAactaaagacaacagaaagggtttggtttttgttttaaacTATATGTGGAAAAAGGAGGatcaaaaaatgtagaggactGCTACTCAGGGTATATGGGTGATGGCAACTATTATAAAAGAGAGAATGAACAGATGCTTAAGTCTTATTTTACTAATGTTTTCTCTGCTAGAGAGAATATGCctaactgtttttccttttttctgacaAGTTTACCAAACTGGTAGATCAAGAGGACATCATAGAcataatttatttagcttttAGCAAAGCCCCTGAGAGTCTATTATACTTTTATTGTAGAAGAGACAGATGTATACAAGTTAATCAGTTGTACAATGAAGAGGCTATGAAACTGATTGGATGGCCAGAACAAAACAATCATCTGGAAAGAGGTCTCCTATGGTATACACTAGACATACTAGTGGcactgtgctatttaacatttttatccaaGACTTGGTTAAAACTTTTCAATCTGCAGGtgtgacacaaagctgggaataAATAAGCGAGAAGCACAGCTAACATACTGGAGAACAGAGTCAATATTCAAAAAGGTCTTGATAGAAGAttgaaataaaatgctattataatttgaaatttaatagaaattaCTGTGAAGTCTTACATGGtctcaaaaaaatcaatttcttaaGTAAAAGATGGGAAAAGACATGACTAGATGGAACTTTATGTGAAAGAGGTAGGTATGGGAGTTTTAGAAACTGCAAGCTTGATATGAGTCAACACGAGTGTTCTGATGGCCAAATAAACGAACATGCTTTTAGGCTGGCCTAAGAGAAGTAGAGATCCAGAGACAAGAGGGGCTGCAGTCACCTCTACCCTGTTCAGGCCACATCTGAAATGCTGCATTCAGTTTGGGGtgctgcattttaggaaggaccttgAAAAGCTGCAGAGTTTCCAGAGGAGGACAACTAGAATGGCGAAAGCCTTGGCTTTGTGCCATATGAGGCTCAATAGGAACTTAGGGATCCTGGGAAAAGGGAGACAAGATAGCTGTCTTTAACTATCTGAAGAGCTGTCAGATGGAATAGGGATGAGACTTGTTCTTTTTGGTACCTGAGGAGGGAACTTGGAACAGTAGCTAGAAGTTcacagatttaggtttgatgccaggaaaagcttcctaacaatgagagctgccTAGAAGCGGCCTTGGTTTGATTTCAAGTAGAGGGTTCCCCCagttggaggtctttaagcaaaaggGGAAAGAACCACTTGTGAGCTATGTTGTAgatggaattctttttcaggtaggGGTCAGACCAGAGAGCCACaagatccctcccaactcttGACATTCCGTGAATTTCAAAAACTATACGTAATACCTAGCTATTGAAATTGAAGTTTTTGTTACAACTACTAATTAACCTTAATTAGCATATTCTTGCAATTACCTAAGCCACTGGAAAACCATGGATAAAAGTTTTTCTAAACAACTAAGGTTTAAGGTCGAGAGTCAATGCTACTTTTTATGACAAGATCAGAAGCCCGGTAATGGCCCCTTTATGGATGTTCACTCTTATGAATGCAGATCCCAAACCTTTTGTGTTTTAAAGGTTTCTGAGCGGCTGTGGCCCCAAATTCATCACCTAAGGGCCAGCCTCTCCATGGAGTCTGCTGCTGGGCTAGCACTCAAAGCCTTTCACCTCTAGAGGGCAGGCCAAACTTTGCACTTCTCTGTGTAAACAATAAACAGTTAAGAATCCACGCCCACTTTTATGCCTTTGTGAGGCAGAGTAGAACATCAGTGGAGTTCATAGCTATACCACTGGTAGTAAAATGTATCAAAGACaaatgttgggggagggagaggaggttgCTGAGAAACAGGCACAGAACTGCGGACTGGTGCAAACTTTCTAGAGAGGGATCTGGCaacatataataaaaattgcTCAGCTATGCCAGGGGTGGGGTAACCTGCAGCCTAaagaccatatgtggcctcaagtgcagtcctttgactgaatccaaacttcacagaacaaatctccttaataaaaggatttgttctatagaacttggactcagtcaaaagcccACACCAAGGACCtaaatgccacatgtggcctggaggctgcaggttcctaaCACCTGGAACttaaaccctttgatccagtgatgccACTAAAGAATCTTTATTCTAAAGATATCATTAAAAGTGGGTGAAGGTGGGGGGGCactcagctaggtggtgcagtggataaagcactagtcctggagtcaggaggacctgagttcaaacccatcttcagacacttagtagctgtgtgattccaggcaaatcactaaacccaagtgtgcctcaaaaaaaaaaaaaaaagagagagggggaaggatttCTCTGTAGCCAAAAAAAAGAGCCCTCTTTGTCTATAAAACAACTTGTATATCTCATATACTGGGAAAAATCTCTTATAGTCTATTAATGCAAAATAACATGGCACTACAAGTTACAAATATAATGGAAAGGAAACATAACTAAACATACAGAGTGATTCGAAATGTagtaaagaaaatgagaacaatATAAACAATGACTACAGGCATATGCTTTTTAAAAGGACAGTGGAGCTTTATAAAGGTAGAAGAAGATTTAGAAGGCAACATAGAGCCAGATGTATTGAGGTCTCTTTATTTTGGTATTTAGaagtttaattaaaaatataaatagttcAAGTTTAGGGGTTGTAACTGGAGAATTAATCCCATATTTGGTTAAATTATTTACTAGTATTTGTTTTGAATGTTaaagtttataataataaaaattatataaaatataataaactgAGGGCCTTTACCTTCTAGTGCATCTGCACTAATCACATGACTGGCAATAGGTTCAGGATCCACATAACCTCTCCCGAGACTTGGGCCAATGGTCGCCATGCTCTCTATAGTTTAAAGGACAAAAGGTTAGAGTTCTGACCTATATAGGTTAAGAGTTGAAAAATAACTAAATGTTTTTCACAGTAAAATAACAGATACTGTCACAGCTTAGGCAATCTCTCCTCTATAAGTACCCTAAAACTCTAGGTATAATCCAGGTTTCCTTTGTTTTCTATAAGTCACTAATTTCATTACtaataaaatactttaatatttcGAGGCATTTGTGATGACTCCAACTACTGATACAAACTACAATGCTGGGATGACTTAGCAGACAGTCTTTTAAGAATGGCTTTGGCCAAAAAGATTATACCATGACAACCGGTCTGGTGATTAGGCTTTTCCAAGGGTAGGAGGCCAGTCTTCAGATGGCcaagtgcacagagtgctggaggTGGTATATAGAAGACCTGCGTTTGAGTCCTAACTAGTtacatgaccctggccaagtcacttaaggtctcagtcttattttcttcctctgtaaaatgagagaggtggcCAGATGgccctctaaggtccctgctGGCTCTCCCCTAAAATCCTGTCTTTGCTAGACAGGACATACTGGAGTTCACATGCCTCAAGAAGAGCCTTTAAGAACCCAGTCACCCCGATTCCACAGTGATGCATGTGGAGAGGATTTTGGTAGAATAATAAtcaaatctaaaaaaaatgtaaattttgctCCTCTTTCTGGCCATGATTATGACTTTTACAacttcatttcctctttcaggtttttctgatttcaCCTCTCTTTCATAGCCAGTCTTCCTCTGCCTATTCCAACAGGCAGATTTGAGCTACATGTCCTACAAGGTGTCTCaaactcactatgtccaaaacAAGCCTCATTATTTGTGCCCTAAAAACCACCTTTTTTCCAAATTTACCTTTTCTGTTGTGGACGCCATCTTTCCGGTCACCCAGGTTAACAAAATCAATGGCATTCTTGACTCGTACTCTCAATTCAAGTATCACTTCACTTGccaaatctttctttttccataagATCTCTTACATCTGCTCATGCTTTCTCTCCACTAACATGACCATCAGCCCAGTTCTGACCCTCTTGACCTCTTAtttggcacagtgggtagaatgccaggcctactgtcaggaagactcatctttatgagttcaaatccagcctcagatactagctgtgtgaccctgggcaagtcacttaatcccaattgccctgtcttctcccttccaaaaaaagataaactccagtgatttcctactacctctaggatcaaatgtaaactgtTCTGTTGGAGCAGTGGCCCCAGGACCACTTCCAGACTTATTACATATTGCAgtattccccttcacacactcagGTCAGCAAAActgtccttccttttcctgaCACATGAAATTCCTTCTCCAAACGCCAcaccttttcattggctgtcctccatgtctggaatgccttttcctctctcctctcctttttggaatctctagtttccttcagggattagctcaagcatcaccttttCTATATGAAGCCCTTCTTGATCCCACCAGCCATCAGTGCCTTTCTCCCAATattatcttgtatctattttgtatctctttacatatatgcatgttatctcccttgaCAATGTCCCCTGGGCAgggtctttgtatctctagcagtAGCCTGTCCTAGTAGGCCTTTAACAAAGGCTTGCGGATTATTTTTCCACCTACATGCCTGTAACAGTGGCTGCTgttttttatcagaaaaaaaaagtcaaaagtatTTATCATTCTGAATATTTCTTGTACCAGTGTCTTCTAGGGATCTatctagttttcttcaaaaatgTCATgttaagctttttttaaaaaaaaaaacaacaaaattcaaataGGCACATTTGTTTCTGCTTCCAGGaaacttggtgtcaggaaggaCACAAGTTCTCCTCCTAGCTCTGCCCCTAACTCATGCCGCAACCTTAGGCAGGTCATTTCACCTTTGTAAAACACAAAAAATGGAGAAGATCTCTGAGGGCCTTTCCCATGCTAAATATGATcactagtttttctttctattcttgtcATTGGGCATTATGTGTTCAAgctcagataagaaaactgacatTCCCAGTTATTTCATTCAAAAAAAACTGATATTTTTTGCAGTCAGATTTACTTTTATGATACaatagtaactcacatttacatggtGTTTAAGTTAAAAtgaattttacatacattatctcattttatactcatatcaaccctatgaggtaaaGTCTGTAAATATTGTTCTCCCCACAGATTTTAGGTTACTTGTTGAATGAGATAAGTTacttatcaaatgagataatatttgtaaagcattttagcacagtgcctggcacatagtaggcactatacaagcacttcttcccttcccttccctcaggcTCACTGATCAGAGACATGGAACTAAAAGGatccttagaaaccatctaatctaactccttcattttacagttgagtagaCCGAGGCCTGCTCAAAGCCTCAcaaagtagtatggcagaaagtagCAGATTCAAAACTTCAACCCAGACCTTTTCACCTCTATTCCTTaactttttatatatattattaatcCAGTGTTTTGCCTTATCTTTATTTTGGGAATGAGGGATCTCTCTTTGAAAGTTACCAAGAACATGGCAATCAGTAGGAATTCCAGCACTTTCTGGCCATATCTAccttttatattataaattaaaatcaAGCTTATCACGACAGGTAGGaaaatatatattcctctctcactcctccctAAATGTCTATCAAGTTATTTATTGCTTATCTagatgggaaggaagaagaaaatacaatattaaaatattatatgtttTCAGTCCAGGAAGATAAAGGCTTCATGAATGGTAATATGATATAAGGGTAAGATAACCAACCCGGGACAGAAGATGTGGGATCCAGTTTTCCCTCTGATGCTCACCCTTGTGATCCTGAACAGGTCAACTTCACTTCCTTAAGCTTAGTTTTTTtaggtctggtttttttttttttggagggggaaaggcaaggcaattggggttaagtgacttgcccaaggtcacacagctagtaagtgtcaagtgtctgaggccagatttgaactcaggtcctcctgactccagggctggtgctctattcactacgcacctagctgtccctagactttagtttcttcatctgtaagatgaaagggCTGGACCAGATGGCCCCTGAGAGCCCTTCCCACTCctgacctatgatcctatgactgaaACTTCAGAAACCATGATATGGCCATCTCACTCACAAAATGAGGTACCAGAATCTGAGAGTCACACATAAGTCTAAAGTctccaaataaataaaagcaactaTTACTTTATACACTAGATGGTAAACTTATGGAGCTCATTATCctgaaattatttattaagtattgaTTAAAAACTATTGTGTGCTCAGAACTATCAAAGATTCATGAACGAAAGATACAAAACAGATTACCAAAAGGCAATTAGGGATGATTACGGTACATTCCCAAACTTCTGAGGCAGCCGTCGTGGGAAGCAATCAAGCTGTCCCATAAAATATGCATTAGGCCACCTGTTAAGAGTCAGAATACGGGGCTGAGTAGATCACTGACCTAACTCAATTCCAGCACATCTTACAGCTAGAcagagccttagagatcatctggtctaattCCTTTCGCTTGACAAATGAATAAACGAAGGCCCAGAGGTGAGTTAAATGCACACCACTAATTGTTAGCAGAACCACAACACTAACCCAGGCCTTCTGTTCCAGGTCCAGTCCTAATTCCACTGAACAGCCCTGTTTTTATGGCTGGCACACATTGGTCTGCAAATTGAAACCAGAACTGACACGTGTAGCAGCTTTAGGTTCCTTCCCCTGCCTTAGAACAGCACTTGCAGAGACTTTCACTAGTCAAACTTACACTCACCCTTTGTCCAGCTGTAGGTGAATGCAGGATCGTAAGTCTGAACAGCCACTTCTTTCACTAAGAGTCTTCTTACATTCTCACTCCATTTTTGACCAGGCTCTCCTGACTCTGTGGGAAGGTCTCTTTGAGAATATGAAGGGCTCTCAGACAAAGACTCCAGTGTCTTGTCTAATGACTCTTGGGAGTAGGCTGTCTGCCCAGATACTGTTGAACTTGGAGATTTTTCAAAATCTTCAGAATACACTGAGTTTATAGTACTCTCCTGAGGTTTAGGAGATGGTGACCTCCTGCTGGAAATACTTTCCTCTCTCGAAAAGGTGACAGACTCCTCATTCACATCCTCACATATTTCACTTGCAGTGTGACTTTCCTCTTCAGTTTCAATAGAAGTAATGTTCACACTTGTCTCTGGGCTCATCTCTTTGgcatttcttctttgtatattttttacAACTGACACATCTGTTTTTAATTCCTTGCTTGACTGTTTTATTCTATGATCTTCTTCctaaaataaaaaagtgatttGGAGATGGGAACtatgaaaattatttctaaaagactaggattatagatttaagaGCTGAAAAGAAGAATATctaatccaactgcctcattttgaggacgctgagacccagagaaggtaaGCAACCTCTCCAGGGTCACGCTGGTAATAAGTAAGCGCtataattcaaacccaggtccactAACTCCAAATACCCTGCTTTTTTGACTACATCATGCTGCTTCCCACATCTAATACATATGCTATAACACAAGAGGCAGCCAGCTGTAGTGGCTAGAGCCAGCAAGACCAGAGTTCAAGGCCTACCGGACACATACTGGCTGGCCAAATCAACTTCTGCATGCTCTaagtcagaggtgtcaaacacccaCTAGAGTACTCCTAGTGCAGCCCAAACTAGACTAAAACATCATTGGGAatttatttagcaaaataaattaaaatacaatagaacgtGCTTTTCCAAGTCCATCTGCAGCTACTGGGATCTTCTCGTATCTATTAGTATTCCCcatttctgagtttgacacccctAGTCtaaacttcttaaactgtgggttgcgaCCCCATATAAGGTCatgatccacagtttaagaagcgctgaaggGGTTACAAGTGAAAAAAGTTTAGGAAGCCCTGGtctagataactctctaagactcataagatgcagagaaggtgctaacctgcattggtagaggaagtttccacacCCCGGaattctctattaaaaaaaaattccaaggtcCAAGTCCCTTATCCCTATTTAAAACAGTAACTATTTACAGTAAGTCTTACAAATGTAATACCATATATTAGAATGTCTGTGAAACTACATTATTACAATTAGAGTACTTTAAGTGTTGCTTTGCATGCCATTAGCATGAAACATTTATAGAGCAATTCAGTTATAGCAAGTATTTATCATTTGCTAAACAAGGCTGCCTTATCCTGTTATTATCTAAATGCAAGCCATTACAATGCACAACTCTTCCATATGACTGTTAAAACTTAAAAATCAGCTTTTGTCTTTACTTACTTTTTGTCTGAGTTCTGCTTTCTCACTGACATCATCTGGAGCCAAATCATCAAgggataaaatatttattttaaaatctgtcaTTGAAAGATGAACTGGTTACAATATGAaaccaaaatataatttttaaaatgtaaggtaAACAATCATTTaagcatttcatttttataaacatGACAATAGCCGAGTTATAAGGAGAGGAGAAACCTGGGAGTCAAGAGTGTTCTAATCTTTGTGTTCCTGATGACTTTCCCAGACTTGCAAAATCACCCTTCACATCTGCAGGCCCCAGCTCTTCAAGGGGAGACAAAGGGCTAATGTTCCATGGGAGAAAAAGCTAAGGTTCAATTAAAGGCAGTCCCCTGCAAGAACATGAGATGACACTGCTTCTTGGCTCCTCCATAGCTATCTGGATCCTATTCTTCTGTATACAAACCAAATCCCACCTCACTGATAAGATCTTTCCCAACCactttattttatcttaaagCTATCTCTGTCCTCAGAATTCCCAAAGCATTActgtttatatagtttatatgaCAATCAACCATGCACGCCAATaacatagattttttaaaaatcacctggAAAGAAACTCATTTCCATTAGAGACAGCTAGatgacatggtggatagagagctctGGACTCAAGAGTCAGAAatatccaagttcaaatcctgtcccagatgcttattagctatacTACTCTAGAAttgagatcataatagcacctatctcacagggttgttattagGATCTAATGACAGctcatatgtaaagcactttgtaaaacttaaagcactacattaatgctgctattattatattagcaataataattaagcaaacatttttaaatgtacattCTTTGTGCAAAACACAGTGCTGCACAttaggcatacaaagacaaaaaacaaaaagccctTCCCCCTCAAGAAACATCTACTGAAACAAAGCCTTTAACAGCTGGCCTATAGAGAGAGCAAGAAGAGAACAGATAAAAGTTGCAGCATCCTCAGCAAAGCATCACTAGTAAATTCAGCTGACAAAGAGGAGATCATGGAGGTCATGGTGCAATCTCAGATGCAGGGCTTGCACTGGGGCCTACGTGGCCTTTCCATCTGAAAAACAGCAGAAAGTCTGGTTCTTGATCCCTATGCTACCTGTATAACTTTTACCACTGGTAACAGTTTATGACCACCAAGCATGTATTTGGAATACATCTCATCCTAAACAGGAACTGCACATCACTGCTTTGTGATATAGTTTCTATTTTGTCTTAAACTGCCACTCAAAGGGCTGATGGTTAACTAGCTTCTACCTTGTgtcttctccttcccctgccccaaacCTCCCCATATACAACTAGCAGGACTTCTCATATGGTACACCTGGTACACATGCCTGACCTGGTACAGGGTTATGGAAGGAACAGATGATCCATATTTGACTTGGTTTTTATAGGGGAAAATTTTTTAAGTCACAGAGCAAGAAAATAAATGATGTTTTCAAATATAACTTTCAGGTaccatttttcttcccattccctTCTGTCTTTTTGGCCTTAATACTAAACTGAAGTATGTATTCATGTTGACTGAGTTTTttttactaaatttaaaaaaacaggtgAATTTCTCCTTCGCAAATTCCATTAGATTACTTTTTGCTTGGGTCTAGCCCTTACCAACTTCTTTGTTGTGAGTCAAGGGCCTTTGAAAGAAGGTTCCCAGGCTTACTTTGAGGGATGCTGTTCTATCAGGCCAAGTGCCACCTTCCTCCAGGTGGCCTATCTGGAACCTCCCACTGCTAGTGCTTTCTCACCAGGAATTACTCCCcacagaagaatgtaagctctttgaggctgGCAGGGTCTGCTCTGTTTTTACCTCTGAATCCCGAGGACCTGGTATGGTACCTTGCACATAGAGGATGTAtagtaaatttttgttgaatgaataaaaatacagaagTTCTGGCCTTatgtttataataaataatatattagatTAAATATTACCATTTAAGCTATCACTGGATGCTTCAGAGAACAACTCATCCAATGATCCAATTTCAGTCTTCTCAGGTGAGAATGCTAGCTTTATATGTTCCATTTTAGGGGAGGTTGGCCTTGAAAAATAATGCATTATTGAAAGTGATGGTGATCTTGAAGTTTTGTTAGCTGAAAAGCCACTCTGTGGGGAAGGAGGTCTTGAAGGGCTATCATGGGAGGCTGTTTCTTGACAGCTTTCCTCAGGCAGGCATAATGTTCGAAAAAGCTTGAGACTGGAAAATTCTTCACTGGGTGGAGAAAGTGGACCTGGTGGACTCAGAATCTCATCCTAATTTCAAGGGAACAAAATTCATTGTAATTAACTTCAGATATTTCACCAAAAAAATGCTGCCATATGAACATTAAACCATTAAATTAGAGAGAAGCAACTTCTCTGTCTCAAATACAAATTTGAAGGGTCCTAAGTCTGAATGTTCATCTGTCATACTCAGATGTTCtgtccagttctgagattctgtgagagCCAAAGTGTTAACAATGGATTTCTTTCCTGTGATTATAAACAGTGATTTATTACATTTTCTTCCCAAGTTGGCCTAACACAAGATCCCACAATTctacaattcaacaaacaatgcAAAGTACTGGGCAAAAACGACAAAAGAAGACACTCTTGTCcacaaggactttatattttctgtttcacTTTAGTTGCCTATTTTAGCCATTCCATTTTGACAAATGACAAAAGTGTTAATGCACAAATGAATAAATCAGCAAACATGTAGCAAgtacctactaaatgccaggcccAGTGCACAGTGTCAAAGATACAAAGATataaaatagttcttgccctttTACATTCATCCTATCAATGAAGACTGCATGTATACACATCTCTAAGAACACACAGAATATAAGGTAGTTTGTAAAGGAGGGCACTAGTAGTTGGGGGGATAAAGAAAGGCTtcagctaagacttgaaggacaCCAGGGATTGCCAAAAATGGAAATGAACAGGGTGTATGTTTCAGTCATAGAAATTTGCCAGGGCATTACAGTATCATGTATAAGAAAGCTACTCAGTGTGGCAAGTGGAGGGACTTActaatgaagctggaaagggagGTTGGGGCCAGGCTGTTAAAGGCCAGACAGAGGAGTTCTTATTCAATCCTAGATCACCAGCAGCTTTTAGATCAACCA from Trichosurus vulpecula isolate mTriVul1 chromosome 1, mTriVul1.pri, whole genome shotgun sequence includes:
- the C1H19orf44 gene encoding uncharacterized protein C19orf44 homolog, with the protein product MSAARKASLLNASHFANDFFYDSSDVSIEDMRMKETQNRILKSEGLAKTPFSQSRFLKRKQNADENQFFFKGSNVREMGSRTSLSRSLTTASKIRANAALMKLAQIETKIMSRKLQVDSSDTDTDGKSADDISLNQRVDAFSLKNVSDVPWQCRDKFPIAGSNERGSRFLKKKGPTVENIASTAQVGNVKSSRPPKQKKPAGKLVSLDSDEEEMKLLLGNFVKPFSDKEIPKNAVLMNAKLKEDEYKALSMDEILSPPGPLSPPSEEFSSLKLFRTLCLPEESCQETASHDSPSRPPSPQSGFSANKTSRSPSLSIMHYFSRPTSPKMEHIKLAFSPEKTEIGSLDELFSEASSDSLNDFKINILSLDDLAPDDVSEKAELRQKEEDHRIKQSSKELKTDVSVVKNIQRRNAKEMSPETSVNITSIETEEESHTASEICEDVNEESVTFSREESISSRRSPSPKPQESTINSVYSEDFEKSPSSTVSGQTAYSQESLDKTLESLSESPSYSQRDLPTESGEPGQKWSENVRRLLVKEVAVQTYDPAFTYSWTKESMATIGPSLGRGYVDPEPIASHVISADALEALTAYSPAAFALNDMLKQQLTLTKQFMETSRYLHFSLLKSLEDDTFHYHTLEEVKEYIRKHKSPPLTIEKALEEVVKEMSDH